In Puniceicoccus vermicola, a genomic segment contains:
- a CDS encoding integrase core domain-containing protein has translation MCDRYSRYVIGCKCQPNQQFKGTLRSCKKLMRYHGLPEVIRVDNGSPFASGSLGRLLRLSVWWIEQGIRVEFTTPGSPQENGWHERTHLDLEAEAVRPPPANMRAQQKRFDRWRHEYNHDRPHEALDMLFPGEVYRPSSRRLGETDKIRYPEDYTVRQVSESGHFLIGGRSTSVWARSTTDAG, from the coding sequence GTGTGCGACCGCTACAGCCGTTATGTGATCGGCTGCAAGTGTCAGCCCAATCAGCAGTTCAAGGGGACTTTGAGAAGCTGCAAAAAGCTGATGCGCTATCACGGGCTGCCGGAGGTCATCCGGGTGGACAACGGTTCTCCGTTTGCTTCCGGGTCTCTGGGCCGACTCTTGCGTCTGAGCGTGTGGTGGATCGAGCAGGGAATCCGTGTCGAGTTCACGACGCCGGGATCGCCGCAGGAGAACGGGTGGCACGAGCGCACTCACCTGGACTTGGAAGCCGAGGCGGTTCGGCCTCCGCCGGCGAACATGAGAGCCCAACAAAAGCGCTTCGACCGCTGGCGTCATGAGTATAATCATGATCGTCCTCACGAGGCTTTGGACATGCTTTTTCCCGGCGAAGTTTACCGCCCCAGTTCCCGGCGTCTCGGCGAAACGGACAAAATACGTTACCCCGAAGACTATACCGTGAGACAAGTCAGTGAGTCGGGACACTTCTTGATCGGGGGGAGGTCAACTTCTGTCTGGGCGAGATCTACTACGGATGCAGGGTAG
- a CDS encoding leucine zipper domain-containing protein, producing MTEKERFVTLAGTGRFTITDLCRDFGISRKTGHKYLERHSREGRAGLKDRSRCPGSSPSVTEEEVERLILSAIR from the coding sequence ATGACCGAAAAAGAACGTTTTGTAACCCTTGCGGGGACCGGCCGTTTCACGATCACGGATCTGTGTCGTGATTTTGGAATCAGCCGGAAGACCGGGCATAAATACCTGGAACGGCACAGTCGCGAAGGACGGGCCGGGTTGAAGGACAGGAGCCGCTGTCCCGGGAGCAGTCCTTCTGTAACCGAGGAGGAAGTGGAGCGTTTAATTCTTTCTGCGATCCGCTGA
- a CDS encoding Wadjet anti-phage system protein JetD domain-containing protein — MNLETWKHFSSRTQKHEAAQSISDREFDSLNPGERSMVEMLRENSGLRLEQEHIDFEYIKVVFRSCFNLIGMTQGHR, encoded by the coding sequence ATGAACCTAGAGACATGGAAACACTTTAGTTCCCGGACGCAAAAACACGAAGCCGCGCAATCAATCAGTGATCGTGAATTCGATTCATTAAATCCTGGAGAGAGGTCGATGGTTGAGATGCTTCGTGAGAATTCCGGGCTCCGCCTAGAGCAGGAGCATATCGATTTTGAATATATAAAGGTAGTATTTCGTTCCTGCTTTAACTTAATTGGTATGACCCAAGGACATCGGTAA